The stretch of DNA TCAAATTTTAAGTCTTCTCTGTTTTTTCTAGGTATATggcttttactatatatttagataCATCATACATATGATGTCTAGATAAAAGCTTAACATTTGGATTGGAGGGAGTAAGTAGCAATGCTTTGCGAGCAGATGCGAGAAAAGACTAAAAACTATCTGTCGGCGCTAGACACACATATATgacatatatatacactaatacACAGCTTCTGAGATACTATTTTgtttacacatatatacatgTTCTTTTGAGGTCGTGCTGCGGTGCCGGTATGATTGTATCCACATAATGCTGCTGCATGTGCCTGTGATGCAACTTGCATTGTTCCTCTCAGCTAGGCCTAATCATGCAACATTTCATTTCGTTGACTTTGATTATTGGGTTATTTATCTGGGACTGGCATGTACGTTCAGATTCTTCATGTTTTGTGCTtcaacgcctgcgccgattgGCCGTACTACTTCGTTACTGACTAGGACATCAGATCAGGTGTATTAATTTTTATGGCCTCCTGCAAACTTGTAACCGCAGAGATGGTGCACCTGTGTCAACTTGTAACCGCAGAGATGGAGATGGTCAATTATGCACACGGTGTTCGAGTTACTACTATTTTTTTACTCTCAAAACTGTATTATTGCATCCGTTTGCCATTACATATAATTTCATTTGCAACCTCCCATCTAACAACAACGAACAAAATTTAATTTGCTTAACGCTGCCTGCCTATACAAGAACAAATCGGTCGCAAATTATAAAGAacaaattaagaatcaagagaaCAACGATCGATCTAtgtacacacaaaaaaaaaaatggtgATTCCCGCCATTTCAGCCCTCGAAGCTGGAGGAGCGGCTCCATCTTCCCTTGAGGTACTCCTCCAACGACACGCCGCTGCCGACGGACGAAGCGTCGTCGTCGATGACGTCACGCAGGGCGAGGTTGATGTAGGACTGGATGTCGttcttctccggcgaggtcgTGACGCCGACGGCGCCGTAGCCATGGCGGCCatcgttgtcgtcgtcgtcgtcgtcgccgggcACGCCCAACTCCGACTTCGCCCAGCTGACGGCGTCGTCGTCCCCGGCGAGCAGCTTCACCACCTGAATGAAGTAAAGCGCAGTGGCACGTCAGCGTAAGCAACGAACATGGAACGACTGATGAGTTGATTCAGAGGTGAGGAGAgcttaattatatatatattacgttGCTCatgctcggccggagttggtgTGATCGCCGGATGCACAGGGCAGCAGCGAGGGTCATCCGCTCGACGACGTCGCCGTCGGCGTCCATCGTCGGCAGCTTCGTCGGGTCGACGAGGTCCATGATGTTTCCTCCTTGTATGACGGAGTTGGCCCACATCACGAGGCTCCCCTTGCCCCTGTCCCCGCCGGCGCTCACCGGCTTCCTCCCGGAGATGAGCTCCAGGAGAACGACGCCGAACGCGTACACGTCCATCTTCTCGCTCACCTTGCCGTGCATGAAGTACTCCGGAGCAAGGTAcctgccatgccatgccatgccaagAGATCCCCACACTCGTCAGCTGATTCTTTGCATTGTACGTGTCCGGTGTCAAATATAGGATTCAAAAGATGACCGGAAAGCGCACCCAAATGTTCCGGCGACGTCGTCGCCGGTGACCTGCGCCGCCGCGTCGTCTGCCCACATCGCGATGCCGAAGTCACACAGCTGCATTATACGAGCACAGAGAAGAGACGAGGCTCAGTTCGAGCTCATGTCACAAATTGCTGCATCGGCTGAAAACGCCGGAAATGCGGTAGGTCGTCACTCGTCACCTCACCTTGGGTTCgaagtcgccggcgacgagGATGTTCGACGACTTGATGTCCCTGTGAATCATGGGTCGGCGTCCGTCGCCTTCGCCATGAAGGTACTCGAGGGCGCGCGCCACGCCGGCGGCCACCCTGTACCTCTCCGGCCAGCCTAGCGCTACCGCGACGCCGCCATTATTGCCTTGCTTCTCTCCGCCGTGCCCGTGCAGCACCTCCTCCAGGCTGCCCCGCGGCATGTAATCGTACACGAGCATGAGCCTGTccttgccgccgccgtcgaggcAGAACCCGACGAGGGACATGGCGTTCTCGTGCTCCACCGAGCTGAGGATCTCGATCTCCGACATGAAATCCTTCACCACGTCCTCCGAAGCCTTCAGGACCTTCACCGCAAGCTCCTTGCCTCCTTCCGTACACCCCCTGTAAACCCGGCCGGCGCCGCCTTTCCCAACAAGGCGATCTGGAGAGAAGCCATTGGTGATCTTGGCGAGCTCACTGTACCGGAACACAGTGTACTTGGACGAGTACTTGTCTCTGAGCGAGACGAGCTCCTCGGGAACTGGTTTCTCCTCTTCCCGCTCGTCGGAGCTCTGGTCTGAACACCTGGTCGGGAGCTGCATGGCCCACTCAACCACAGACACCTCTGACAGCTCCGGCAAGGCAGGCATGTTGTCCTTCTTGAGGAGAGGCCAGCCGGCGGCCATCTTCGGCGACTCCTGCTGCTGCCCGTGACACGACCTCGCCGGACCCGCCGGCGCCAGCTTCACTCTGGGCGAGACCAGGGCGCTCATAGCCGCGGACATGTTCCGGCGCAACGACCGGCCGTCGCCGATCGCCATGTCGTCCTGGGACTTGTcccccgccgtcgtcgtcgtcctcgcgtCCAGGATCTTGCGGTACAGCCGCCGCGGCGTCTCCACCACAGCGCTGTAGGGGCTGAGCAGCAGCtggtggtgctggtgctggtgcacGGGGTCTCTGCGGTACACGACGGCGCCGTTGCTGACCGCGGTGACCATGCAGCTCGCCGGCACTCTCTTGGCGCAGTACCTCGCGACGGCGGTGGCGGACGATCTGACGATGAAACGTACCAACAGGGTTACGGCGTCTCGAGCATTTGTCGatgacaacaacaacaaccTGCAATGTGAAAAGTGGAAGCGGTGGAAGACGTACCCGGAAGGTCTTGAGCTCTTGGTGACGCCGACGATGAGGTGCGCGGCGGCGCAGGAGGTGGCCTCGGCCACCAGGGCCTTCTTGATGGACGAGCCCTCGCAGAGCTTGAGCTCAAGGTCGATCTGGTTGCGCTCGCAGAATCCCCTGTACGCGCCGAGCACGGAGGCGAGCGAGTCGTTGGCTctcgccttctcctcctccgccgccgccgccgccgccggcattTCTCCTGCGCGATCCAGAGCACGGAGAAACAGAGCAACCAATGTCAAGAACCGATGTCCGATGGTGGCCAGATTGCGGTAGTGTGGCTGGGGCGCAAAGAAGAAGAAATGCGCGCACCATC from Sorghum bicolor cultivar BTx623 chromosome 8, Sorghum_bicolor_NCBIv3, whole genome shotgun sequence encodes:
- the LOC8076307 gene encoding probable receptor-like serine/threonine-protein kinase At5g57670; this encodes MKLRPLSFTRCAPSPLGCVGVAMGGGRRRTVLVALRRDAAGRELLTWALVKAAAAGDRVIALHVSTTAAGDPADGEMPAAAAAAEEEKARANDSLASVLGAYRGFCERNQIDLELKLCEGSSIKKALVAEATSCAAAHLIVGVTKSSRPSGSSATAVARYCAKRVPASCMVTAVSNGAVVYRRDPVHQHQHHQLLLSPYSAVVETPRRLYRKILDARTTTTAGDKSQDDMAIGDGRSLRRNMSAAMSALVSPRVKLAPAGPARSCHGQQQESPKMAAGWPLLKKDNMPALPELSEVSVVEWAMQLPTRCSDQSSDEREEEKPVPEELVSLRDKYSSKYTVFRYSELAKITNGFSPDRLVGKGGAGRVYRGCTEGGKELAVKVLKASEDVVKDFMSEIEILSSVEHENAMSLVGFCLDGGGKDRLMLVYDYMPRGSLEEVLHGHGGEKQGNNGGVAVALGWPERYRVAAGVARALEYLHGEGDGRRPMIHRDIKSSNILVAGDFEPKLCDFGIAMWADDAAAQVTGDDVAGTFGYLAPEYFMHGKVSEKMDVYAFGVVLLELISGRKPVSAGGDRGKGSLVMWANSVIQGGNIMDLVDPTKLPTMDADGDVVERMTLAAALCIRRSHQLRPSMSNVVKLLAGDDDAVSWAKSELGVPGDDDDDDNDGRHGYGAVGVTTSPEKNDIQSYINLALRDVIDDDASSVGSGVSLEEYLKGRWSRSSSFEG